GTCATGCTCTTAAGCGTTCGTACCACAGGGAAATATCTGGTAGTATAATCGATACTTGTAATATGACACTGTTTCGATAGTTTTTCACCAGCTTTTTTTCCAAAAGTCTTGGCCTTGTCTATAAGCCGTAACTGCAGATCTTGCACAACACTCTCGCGTCTGCTTCGTGAAACTTCCCAATGAGGATAACGTATACTAAATCCAAAACCCTTATGCATTCTGCTTTTTAGCTCATCTATTGCTTGTAAAACTCTATTTTGCATTTTTGGGTCTTGGATAAAAAATTGATAACCAACCTCCCCTTTATATCCTTCACATACCCTTTTATCTTTTTCCCATCGGCAATTTTGATAGAGCGAATATCTTCCTCCTTCATAACAAAGCCCTAAAGAGCGAATGGTTTTATCTACGATGCCCAAACTGTTTATGATGGTTTTTTCACTCGAGTTTGTCATAAAAACAAACAAACCAAAACTATAGATATCTGGCTCGATATGTGCGGATGCATTGAGCGTATTACTTACATCTGTCGCCTCTTTGGAAGAGGCCAACAGGCTCGAAAAGGCAATAAGCATGACCAAAAGGATCTGTTTCATTTTTAAGCCTTTATCTCAAAGGACCATTTTCACATCTTTATGGGCCTTGAGTTCTTGATAGATCTTTTCCCTCTCCTCTTCAGAGTGTACCATAATATCCGCATTGAAACTTTGGTATTTTCCACGGTTGCTCTGCTTGGAAAAGGTGATAGTCGTAGGTCGATTTGTCACGCTCTCTATCGCCTCTCTCGTTTTTTTGGCATTTTCGCCAATCACTTTGTATCGCCAAATCGTTGGATACTCGATCTGTACTTTTTGATCAAAATCTTTGAGCTCTTTCATTGCTCCTCCTTTCACTCGAACTATATCTATCATAGCAAAAAGGAATCAAAAAAAGTGCTACTTAAGTTACATTTAAGTTTATGGTCGGAGCAAAAAACATTAGAAGAAATAGAATGAAAGCTATATCTTCATCTAAACTGTTTCCACCAAATCGTTTGCCAAAGCTTCGGCCTGCTCTAAAACTGTTTGGGTAGCAAGCTTTTGCATATCGGGCGGATAGCCATATTGTCTGAGTGTTCTTTTAATTATTACTTTTAATTTTGCTCTTGCACTCTCTCGTATCGCCCAGTCTATTGTGGTATTTTCTTTAACTTTTTGAAACAAAACAGCAGCAAGTTCTTTTAACTTCTCTTTTCCCATAAGCTCTCTTGCACTCTCATTGTCCGCAACTGCACAATAAAATGCATACTCATAATCACTAAGCCCCAATTCTTCGGGCTCTTTATCACTTTGTTTTATCTCTTTTGCAAGATGAATAAGCTCATCTATCACTTCAGCAGCCGTTAATAATCTATTATTATACTTCCGTATCAACTCCTCTAAAGACTCTTTTAAAGATTTGCTTTTTACGATATTTGTTTTGATTCTGCTTTTAATCTCATCGTTGATAAGCTTTTTGAGTGCCTCAATGGCCAAGTTTTTCTGCTTCATCTCCTTGATCTCTTCCAAAAACTCATCGGACAAAATCGAAATATCAGGCTTTTTAAGCCCTGCTGCATCAAATATATCGATTACTCCACTTGAAGAGACGGCTTTATCCACAATCTGTTTGATTGCCGTTGCATAGTCAAAACTGTTTTCACTCTCGATATTAAATTTGATAAGCCTTGATTTCACAGCCTGAAAAAATGCAACTTCATCTTTTATCTTCATAGCTTCACTATGCGGCACTGCAAGTGAAAAAGCTTTTGAAAGAGCTGTAACTGCATCGATAAATCTTTTTTTACCATTTTCAAGCCCCAAAATAAAGTCTTCAACCTCAAGGATAATATGAAGTTTTTGTGAAGTATCTGCATCAAAATATCTTTTATAGTCATATCCATACAACATATCTCTTACCACTTCCAGCTTTTCAAGCATCACTTTGACAGCCTCTTCTTGCAATCGTGCAGGCTCGCCTTTGCCTCCACTATCACTATAAAATGACAAAGCCTCTTTCAAATCGCTTGCAATACCTATATAATCGACAATAAGCCCGCCTGTTTTATCTTTGTAGACCCGATTGACCCTTGCGATCGCTTGCATGAGCGTATGCCCTTTCATAGGCTTGTCGATATACATCGTATGTAGACTCGGTACATCAAAACCGGTCAGCCACATATCCACAACGATTACCAATTTTAGTTCATCTTGCGGGTCTTTAAACCTATCAGCAAGCGTTCTTCTTTGCTCCTTTGTAAGATAAAACCTTGCAATATGAGGCTCATCCGAAGATGAAGTAGTCATGACTACTTTGATTTTCCCTTTTTTTAGTTCATCACTGTGCCAATCGGGGCGAAGCTTGATAATTTCATCATACAAATTTGCTGCAATGTGCCACGTCATTGTTACAATCATCCCTTTTCCATCCATCACCTCAAGACGGCTTTCAAAATGGCTCACTATATCTTTTGCTATCTCTTTTATCCTCGGCTTTGCTCCCACCAAAGCTTCGATCTTTGAATATTTCGCTTTTGCTTTTTCAATTTCAGATAATCCTCTTGCGTCCAACTCTTCTTCATACTCTTCTATGAGCTTTTTTCCCTCTTCCGTTATATCTATTTTTACCAGCCTGCTCTCATAGTAGATCGGAACAGTCGCTCCATCCTCAACAGCGTTTGCTATATCGTAGATGTCGATATAGTTTCCAAAGACTGCCGGAGTGTTTTTATCTGTGCTCTCAATCGGGGTTCCCGTAAATGCTATATATGTAGCATTTGGCAAAGCATCTCGCAGATATTTTGCAAAACCGTATTTAATCTCACCGCTTTTTTTATCTACTCTGCCTCTAAAACCGTACTGGGTTCTGTGCGCTTCATCGACAATGACGATAATATTGTCTCTTGTTGACAAAGTTTCATACACATTGCCATCATCTGGCCAAAACTTGTGAATGGTGGTAAATACAACTCCTCCACTCTCCACCATAAGAAGCTTTTTTAACTCTTCCCTGCTTGCAGCCTGCACTGGCTCTTGCCTAAGAAGTTTTGATGCAGTTGCAAAAGTGTTAAAAAGCTGGTCATCAAGATCATTTCTATCTGTGATAACAACGATTGTCGGGTTATTGGTGGTTTGAATAACTTTTCCGGCATAAAAGAGCATCGAAAGTGACTTGCCCGAGCCTTGGGTGTGCCAGACAACTCCCGCTTTTCTATCTCCTTCGCTCTGCTCTTTTACATCAGGCAGTCCGTAATTTGCCGGTGGCTCTTTGACTAAAAAGTTCGATTTGTTTTGTCCGATAGCCCTTAAGGTTGACTTTATAGCTTTATTGACTGCATAGTATTGATGATATGCTGCTATTTTTTTAATGGTTTGGACGGTTATCTGACCTTTATCTTCTTTTTTCTTTTTTTCAAAAAGGATAAAAAACCTGATGTAATCAATCAAAGTCTCTTTGTTTAAAAGCCCTTGTATTAGAGTCTCAAGCTGGCTTACAAGATGTGAGGCTTCCTTTTTACCATCTGCACTTTTCCATGCCATAAATCTATCAAACCCAGCAGAGAGACTTCCCATCTTTGCTTCAAGCCCGTCTGAAATTATTAAAATTTCGTTATATGTAAAGAGTGTAGGAATCGTTTGTTTATAATTTTGAAGCTGGTTATAGGCTGATTTTATATTAGCATTTGAATCTGTAGGATTTTTTAGCTCCATTACTACTAAAGGTAATCCATTTATAAATAGAACAATATCAACTCTTTTATTTTTATGGTTTTCTATAACCGTAAACTGGTTTACTACCAAAAAATCATTCATTTGCGGATTTTTAAAATCAACAAGCCAAACAATGTCTCCCCGCTGAACTCCATCTTTTTGATAGGTTACTTTCACTCCTTCTGTTAGCATTCTATGAAAAATCTCATTATTTGCTATCAAATCTGGCGTATTGATTTGCGTAATTTGCTTGATAGCATCATCTATTGCATCTTGAGGTAAGCTGGGATTAATTTTTTTTATTGCCGTTTTTAACCTATCAAATAAAATTACATCTTCAAAAGAATCCCTCAACGGATTTTCACCATCTAGGGCAATATCTCCGCCATAGAGGTAATCGTAGCCTTGGGATTTGAGGAGGTCTATTGTGAAGTTTTCAACGGAGTTTTCATTCAGCATTTTTTATCCTTATCTCCCCGCTCATGAGTTTTGGCAAGAGAGTGTCTCGCAATTTTTTGAGAGTTTGGATTTGAAGGGAATTTTGAATTATCTTATCATCAATTGGTTTAACTTGCTGTTGAAACTTTTCAATAATATCTATTGGGGGAATCATAATTTCTAATTTTTGAAAATCACCCTTACTAATTGAACCAAAAACTGTCCCTTCGTCATTAAATAATTTTATCTTATTTATTAAATATTTTAGCTTATAGTATGTATATGAATAAAAATTTGGATTTAATTTATATCTAAATCGTGCAAGCCCTCTTCCTATACAACATTTCTCTAATGCCATATTCTGCTCACCTACTGGCGCTCTAACACTAATTAAAGTGTCAAATTTTTCAGCAAATCTTTTTGGTTCAGTAGTAAAAATTCTTTTTTTAGGAAAACGAAAACCAAAATCAGCATTACCTTGATACATTGGAATTCCAAAACCATATTCATTAAACGAGCTTCCTTTAGGAGAATGCCCCATTAAAAAATCAAATTCATCAGGTAAAAAACCTTCTTCCCAATCCTCTTTTGCCTCTTCTATAAACCATTTTCTAAAAAGTGTCTGTGCCATTTGTTCAAGTGTTTGATTCTGGCGATGTAAAAGATCTATTTTATCATCAAATGATGAAAGCACAGAGGCTATGGCTTTTTGTTCACTCATATCTTCCGGTAAATAAATAGGAATACTTAATAATGTTGTTTTATTCAGTTTGGGTTGAACTGCTCCTGTGAGAAAAGGGTTTAAATTTAAATTTTTAAAATAATAAACAATTAACTTATTTAAATAATTATTTTTCCCTTTAATAACGTGAGCATGATTATTAACCCAAAATTTTCCTTTGGCAATAAATGCAATAGGTGATTGTCGAGTTCTTAAATTTTCTCCATCTTCTGAGATAAGAACATATTCACCATCAAAAATGAAGTCATCTATATAATCAATAATTCCTGATGCCCCATAATAAGGATATATACCTTTTCTTTTTTGTCTTTCCATAGTACTAAGCGGTATTCTTTTATGATCGAATATTTCAGCAATCTCATTTAGTTTATATTCTTTCCATTTACTCATAGCTTTTTCTCTTTTCAATTTTCAAAATATAATATGTGCTTCTTCCTTTCCCTTCTCTTTGAATAAGACCTTTTTCAACTAAATTTTTTAAAACCTCTTTAGTTTTTGTTTCTTTAGCATCGATAAGTTTAGTTGCTTCTTTTTTAGTAATTTTTTCATTATCCAGTAAAAACCGTAAAATTTTCTTTTCTTCTATAGACAATCGGTCGTAATCGGTCGTAATCGGTCGTTATCGTCCGCAAATTTTGTTGAAATTGATTTTTGAGTTTCCAAGCCATAATTTAATTTTTTAAATGTCACTCTAAACGAAACTCCAGGCTCACTCCATTCAAATTTTATTTCAGGATATTTTTTTAGCTCTTTGGCAATAAGTCTTAATCCGTTTCCCCATTGCTCTACTATTCCAAGTTTTTTAAATACTACTGCAAGCACTTTGTTTCTTATATCTGATTGTCCAGATTCCATATCATCAAAATCTATAGTTGGCATTAGTTTACCGGGGCTTGTAATTTCGATTTTATCATCAAATATTGCAATTTTTATATCTTTACCAGTTAATGAGTAATCTCTATGAATTACAGCATTTCTTATCGCTTCACGAATAGCAATAATTGGATATTCCCACCTGTCTTTTCTATAAACTCCCTCATAGGTTGAACCTTGAGAGATATGTCTTAAGACAAATTTATAAGCTTCTTCTGCCTGAAAGCTTACAGGTTCATCAATACTTTTTTGATCAATAAAATCTCCAGGAACTGTGCCTTTAAACCTTGCGCACTCAATTTTTGCAAATGGGAAAAGTTTATTTCTTATTTCGTCGTTAGAAAGCAGTATTAAAGCGTTGGTAGGAAATTCTCTATTTTGTTCTAAAATTATAAGGTTTAATTTTTTTAAGATAGTTTTGGTTAACTTTTCGCCTGTAATCACTTCAAATTGTTTTGCAAAAAGAGAAATTTCCAACTCATCAATACTTTTTGAATGCAGAGGCAGAGAATCAAATGAAACTCCCTGTTTTTCTCTTTCTAACTCTTCTATGATATCTTTTGTAGCAAGCCGGTTTGAAGAACCAACTCTTATATATGTTCCGTTTTCTTTTCCTTTGCTTTTAAGATAATCTGGCGGATTGTTTCCCTTATAAATTTCAATTTTAACAACATATTTTCCATTATGATTTATAAATGAAATCTCAGGCAAGATAAGAGGATAGCAGCTATCATGAATGATATTACTGATTATTTCTTCTAATTGTAATAAATCCTCTTCAGGCACTCCAATTATCTCTCTTGGAGTATCTTTTATGCCTATATAAATTTCACCTCCTGCATCATTGGCAAAAGATACAACACTCTTGCATAGATCAGATTTACTTGGCAAAGTCTCTTTAAATTCAAGTCTTCTATTTTCCGGTTGTTTTAAAATCTCTTCTAATTTCATTTTTTAACCCTCAAACGCTATAAAATTCATAATAAGCTTGATAAGCTGCTCTTTTTGCTCTGCTGGGCTTGCTGCTACGAGGTAACATAAAGCTGTTAAAGTGTTGCTGTTAAATTTTTGAAAAAGTTCCTCTTTTGAT
The Nitratiruptor sp. SB155-2 genome window above contains:
- a CDS encoding SIMPL domain-containing protein, which encodes MKQILLVMLIAFSSLLASSKEATDVSNTLNASAHIEPDIYSFGLFVFMTNSSEKTIINSLGIVDKTIRSLGLCYEGGRYSLYQNCRWEKDKRVCEGYKGEVGYQFFIQDPKMQNRVLQAIDELKSRMHKGFGFSIRYPHWEVSRSRRESVVQDLQLRLIDKAKTFGKKAGEKLSKQCHITSIDYTTRYFPVVRTLKSMTVKSDIQAPEPARTKQRVEVKAKVEYVCR
- a CDS encoding type I restriction endonuclease subunit R, translating into MLNENSVENFTIDLLKSQGYDYLYGGDIALDGENPLRDSFEDVILFDRLKTAIKKINPSLPQDAIDDAIKQITQINTPDLIANNEIFHRMLTEGVKVTYQKDGVQRGDIVWLVDFKNPQMNDFLVVNQFTVIENHKNKRVDIVLFINGLPLVVMELKNPTDSNANIKSAYNQLQNYKQTIPTLFTYNEILIISDGLEAKMGSLSAGFDRFMAWKSADGKKEASHLVSQLETLIQGLLNKETLIDYIRFFILFEKKKKEDKGQITVQTIKKIAAYHQYYAVNKAIKSTLRAIGQNKSNFLVKEPPANYGLPDVKEQSEGDRKAGVVWHTQGSGKSLSMLFYAGKVIQTTNNPTIVVITDRNDLDDQLFNTFATASKLLRQEPVQAASREELKKLLMVESGGVVFTTIHKFWPDDGNVYETLSTRDNIIVIVDEAHRTQYGFRGRVDKKSGEIKYGFAKYLRDALPNATYIAFTGTPIESTDKNTPAVFGNYIDIYDIANAVEDGATVPIYYESRLVKIDITEEGKKLIEEYEEELDARGLSEIEKAKAKYSKIEALVGAKPRIKEIAKDIVSHFESRLEVMDGKGMIVTMTWHIAANLYDEIIKLRPDWHSDELKKGKIKVVMTTSSSDEPHIARFYLTKEQRRTLADRFKDPQDELKLVIVVDMWLTGFDVPSLHTMYIDKPMKGHTLMQAIARVNRVYKDKTGGLIVDYIGIASDLKEALSFYSDSGGKGEPARLQEEAVKVMLEKLEVVRDMLYGYDYKRYFDADTSQKLHIILEVEDFILGLENGKKRFIDAVTALSKAFSLAVPHSEAMKIKDEVAFFQAVKSRLIKFNIESENSFDYATAIKQIVDKAVSSSGVIDIFDAAGLKKPDISILSDEFLEEIKEMKQKNLAIEALKKLINDEIKSRIKTNIVKSKSLKESLEELIRKYNNRLLTAAEVIDELIHLAKEIKQSDKEPEELGLSDYEYAFYCAVADNESARELMGKEKLKELAAVLFQKVKENTTIDWAIRESARAKLKVIIKRTLRQYGYPPDMQKLATQTVLEQAEALANDLVETV
- a CDS encoding restriction endonuclease subunit S — translated: MSKWKEYKLNEIAEIFDHKRIPLSTMERQKRKGIYPYYGASGIIDYIDDFIFDGEYVLISEDGENLRTRQSPIAFIAKGKFWVNNHAHVIKGKNNYLNKLIVYYFKNLNLNPFLTGAVQPKLNKTTLLSIPIYLPEDMSEQKAIASVLSSFDDKIDLLHRQNQTLEQMAQTLFRKWFIEEAKEDWEEGFLPDEFDFLMGHSPKGSSFNEYGFGIPMYQGNADFGFRFPKKRIFTTEPKRFAEKFDTLISVRAPVGEQNMALEKCCIGRGLARFRYKLNPNFYSYTYYKLKYLINKIKLFNDEGTVFGSISKGDFQKLEIMIPPIDIIEKFQQQVKPIDDKIIQNSLQIQTLKKLRDTLLPKLMSGEIRIKNAE
- a CDS encoding helix-turn-helix domain-containing protein, producing MSIEEKKILRFLLDNEKITKKEATKLIDAKETKTKEVLKNLVEKGLIQREGKGRSTYYILKIEKRKSYE
- a CDS encoding HP0495 family protein, with translation MKELKDFDQKVQIEYPTIWRYKVIGENAKKTREAIESVTNRPTTITFSKQSNRGKYQSFNADIMVHSEEEREKIYQELKAHKDVKMVL
- a CDS encoding RNA-binding domain-containing protein — encoded protein: MKLEEILKQPENRRLEFKETLPSKSDLCKSVVSFANDAGGEIYIGIKDTPREIIGVPEEDLLQLEEIISNIIHDSCYPLILPEISFINHNGKYVVKIEIYKGNNPPDYLKSKGKENGTYIRVGSSNRLATKDIIEELEREKQGVSFDSLPLHSKSIDELEISLFAKQFEVITGEKLTKTILKKLNLIILEQNREFPTNALILLSNDEIRNKLFPFAKIECARFKGTVPGDFIDQKSIDEPVSFQAEEAYKFVLRHISQGSTYEGVYRKDRWEYPIIAIREAIRNAVIHRDYSLTGKDIKIAIFDDKIEITSPGKLMPTIDFDDMESGQSDIRNKVLAVVFKKLGIVEQWGNGLRLIAKELKKYPEIKFEWSEPGVSFRVTFKKLNYGLETQKSISTKFADDNDRLRPITTDCL